Proteins co-encoded in one Oreochromis niloticus isolate F11D_XX unplaced genomic scaffold, O_niloticus_UMD_NMBU tig00003174_pilon, whole genome shotgun sequence genomic window:
- the LOC112845107 gene encoding vegetative cell wall protein gp1-like gives MPPPATPQPEVSAPAGPATPQPEVSAPAGPATPQPEVSAPAGPASPGSATPQPEDNASPGPAAPAGGSAEPVQHPATPAAAPPPGPPPAASTPSPAVPSTIFKLAKRFGLSASELIDQVKFCVPQPLMFESTHHAFLPVSTETVHVTPRKTVFSEPPPLPPCIPAPRAAWTQRIPAPVSVPRVREAEVQLVRAPVPRPAEALSVSAPVPAPRGEVSQDTASLRTRTYSSGGSG, from the exons ATGCCGCCACCTGCCACGCCTCAGCCAGAGGTCTCCGCACCTGCTGGCCCTGCCACGCCTCAGCCAGAGGTCTCCGCACCTGCTGGCCCTGCCACGCCTCAGCCAGAGGTCTCCGCACCTGCTGGCCCTGCCTCGCCTGGTTCTGCCACGCCTCAGCCTGAGGACAAtgcctcgcctggtcctgccGCACCAGCTGGAG GTTCAGCCGAGCCCGTCCAGCATCCTGCCACACCTGCTGCAGCGCCACCACCTGGTCCACCACCtgcggcttccacgccgtcgcctgcagtgccaTCCACCATATTTAAGCTGGCTAAACGATTTGGACTTAGTGCTTCAGAGCTGATAGATCAAGTTAAGTTTTGTGTTCCACAGCCACTCATGTTTGAATCAACTCACCATGCTTTCTTGCCAGTGTCTACGGAAACTGTTCATGTGACACCTCGAAAGACTGTTTTTTCTGAGCCACCTCCTCTGCCTCCTTGTATTCCTGCTCCTAGGGCAGCTTGGACCCAGCGTATCCCTGCACCCGTATCAGTTCCTCGGGTGAGGGAGgctgaggtccagctggtccGTGCTCCGGTTCCCAGGCCGGCTGAGGCTCTGTCAGTTTCTGCACCCGTACCAGCTCCTCGG GGTGAGGTCAGCCAGGATACAGCCAGTCTCCGCACCCGTACCTACTCCTCGGGTGGGAGCGGCTAG
- the LOC112845106 gene encoding kinesin-like protein KIF1B translates to MVPTLETSYLVRAAKNEFLNLVPDIEEMRPGSVVSKKGFLSFMEPRSNSWVKHFVVVRRHYVFIYNSDKDPHGARRPQSLHSTGGIQRRPAGHA, encoded by the exons ATGGTTCCCACTCTGGAGACCTCCTACCTCGTGCGGGCTGCAAAGAACGAGTTCCTCAACTTGGTGCCTGATATTGAAGAAATGCGACCAGG ATCTGTTGTGTCCAAGAAGGGTTTTCTAAGCTTCATGGAGCCTCGCTCTAACTCATGGGTGAAGCATTTTGTGGTTGTTCGCCGGCACTACGTCTTCATCTACAACAGCGACAAGGACCCCCATGGAGCGAGGCGTCCTCAATCTCTCCACAGCACAGGTGGAATACAGCGAAGACCAGCAGGCCATGCTTAA